In one Thermodesulfovibrionales bacterium genomic region, the following are encoded:
- a CDS encoding YggT family protein has protein sequence MFVFGNLLFAVATILDYVLGAYKWIIIISALLSWVSPDPHNPIVRFLYSVTEPALRPIRRLIGYRLGPIDISPIIAILVIIFIQMFLIGSLREFAFRLKGGVLI, from the coding sequence ATGTTTGTCTTCGGCAACTTGCTCTTTGCTGTCGCAACCATTCTTGATTATGTTCTGGGGGCATATAAATGGATCATCATTATATCCGCTCTCTTGAGCTGGGTCAGCCCTGACCCCCACAATCCGATCGTCAGGTTTCTCTATTCCGTCACTGAGCCTGCGTTACGGCCCATCCGCAGGCTGATCGGATACCGTCTCGGGCCTATAGACATTTCTCCTATCATCGCAATTCTTGTTATCATATTCATTCAGATGTTCCTGATAGGTTCGTTAAGGGAATTTGCCTTTAGACTAAAAGGAGGTGTTTTGATATGA